The proteins below come from a single Staphylococcus sp. MI 10-1553 genomic window:
- the sbcD gene encoding exonuclease subunit SbcD, producing the protein MKLKLIHTADWHLGKVLNGHSFLEDQQYVLQQLFEVLEREQPDALIIAGDIYDTAYPSKYVIQLMEETIAKINLDMQIPIVMINGNHDGKERLRYGASWFRHNQLYITTEIEQFFEPVVFGNVAVYTLPFFTLSEAREYLEVSVEYYEEAVKKLVDQLRPQLNPAMTNILVGHFTLTGAPKSDSERDITIGTIEAVSPQFLLDFDAVMLGHIHHPFASQYQNVVYSGSLLQYSFSEVQQAKGVRLFHIESDQEMRQSFIPLKPARELEVVEASFDDIMNGRFKRKNDDSYFHFNVEQLTHVKDPMQKLKQIYPNTLSLTQQTQPSSYQSKVLTDVKKLSPLDIVSQFYSEMTTDTLSETQKSNVVQLLETMNEEE; encoded by the coding sequence ATGAAATTGAAATTAATACATACGGCCGATTGGCATTTAGGCAAAGTTTTAAATGGTCATTCGTTTTTGGAAGATCAGCAATACGTCTTACAACAATTGTTTGAGGTCCTTGAACGTGAACAACCGGATGCGCTCATTATTGCAGGAGATATTTATGATACGGCTTATCCAAGTAAATACGTGATTCAACTGATGGAAGAAACGATTGCGAAAATTAATTTAGACATGCAAATTCCTATAGTGATGATTAATGGCAATCACGATGGTAAAGAACGTTTGCGCTACGGTGCCTCCTGGTTTCGACATAATCAACTTTATATTACTACGGAAATTGAACAATTTTTTGAGCCAGTTGTTTTCGGGAACGTGGCCGTGTATACCCTGCCATTTTTTACATTATCTGAAGCACGTGAGTATTTAGAAGTGTCTGTAGAATATTACGAAGAGGCTGTGAAAAAATTAGTCGATCAATTACGTCCACAGTTAAATCCTGCTATGACGAATATTTTAGTGGGGCATTTTACACTTACAGGTGCGCCAAAAAGTGATTCAGAACGTGACATTACGATAGGCACTATTGAAGCGGTATCACCACAATTTTTATTAGATTTTGATGCAGTCATGCTTGGACATATTCATCATCCTTTTGCGAGTCAGTATCAAAATGTCGTGTATAGTGGTTCGCTGTTGCAATACTCATTTTCTGAAGTGCAACAAGCTAAAGGGGTTCGTCTATTTCACATTGAATCCGATCAAGAGATGCGACAAAGTTTTATCCCGTTAAAGCCAGCTCGTGAGTTAGAAGTCGTGGAAGCAAGTTTTGATGATATTATGAATGGCCGTTTTAAGCGTAAAAATGATGACAGTTATTTTCATTTTAATGTTGAACAATTAACGCACGTCAAAGATCCTATGCAAAAGTTGAAACAAATTTATCCGAACACACTGTCTTTAACACAACAAACGCAACCGTCATCTTATCAGTCTAAAGTACTGACAGATGTTAAAAAGTTGTCACCATTAGATATCGTGAGTCAATTTTATTCTGAAATGACGACCGATACACTATCAGAAACGCAAAAAAGTAATGTAGTACAGTTGTTAGAAACGATGAATGAGGAGGAATAA
- the mscL gene encoding large conductance mechanosensitive channel protein MscL — MLQEFKDFALKGNVLDLAIAVVMGAAFNKIVTSLVENIIMPLIGLLFGEVDFAKNWSMYGIKYGIFIQSIIDFIIIAFALFIFVKIANTVVKPKEEEVVVEENIVLLTEIRDLLRKDSK; from the coding sequence ATGCTACAAGAATTCAAAGACTTTGCTTTGAAAGGTAACGTGCTTGACCTAGCAATCGCTGTTGTCATGGGGGCCGCTTTTAATAAAATTGTTACATCTTTAGTTGAAAACATCATCATGCCATTAATCGGTTTATTATTTGGCGAAGTTGACTTTGCGAAAAACTGGTCAATGTATGGCATTAAATATGGTATTTTTATTCAATCTATCATCGACTTTATTATTATTGCATTTGCATTATTCATTTTCGTTAAAATCGCCAATACGGTTGTGAAACCTAAAGAAGAAGAAGTTGTCGTAGAAGAAAATATTGTATTATTAACTGAAATTCGTGATTTATTACGTAAAGACAGTAAATAA
- a CDS encoding YneF family protein, producing MATWLAILLIVIALIGGLVGGFFLARKYMMDYLKKNPPINEEMLRMMMMQMGQKPSQKKINQMMTMMNKNMDKKM from the coding sequence ATGGCTACATGGTTAGCAATTTTATTAATTGTTATTGCACTTATCGGTGGATTAGTTGGAGGTTTTTTCTTAGCGCGTAAATATATGATGGATTATTTAAAGAAAAACCCACCAATCAATGAAGAAATGTTACGCATGATGATGATGCAGATGGGACAAAAACCATCTCAAAAGAAAATTAATCAAATGATGACAATGATGAACAAAAACATGGATAAAAAAATGTAA
- the sbcC gene encoding exonuclease subunit SbcC translates to MKPLKLHLQNFGPFLDETIDFSRIPSNQLFLISGKTGSGKTMIFDGIVYALYGRASTEKREVKHLRSHFADATQPLTVTFEFEIAGRLYKVVREASFLKPGNKNETKPKLEVYRHDAGRYELIESTIQAGERFILELLKLKQNQFRQLFVLPQGEFKEFLVSNSTDKQTILRTLFNTQLYDMLKNRLTDKTKNMKIEIDQIYTKIQSAWDELYTLDHPGLLQEKGRKSEQYDLMMAALPQFETIAEQQVSEVQQEKLKVEKALNSVNEAVDRQILRQQLSEQQQQLKIKLGQFEVRQAHIQQLEQQLKLMNESKMVLKMYQNLQEIEATLKQQQKEHEQLQNENEKLETQQIEQQKALETHLLQEDEMSQKAHYLERTRHFYQECDQLKEKYARMTSIKQTMQKLAEHNEEAMQKLEAIDKDDLERQADYEQKSQLQSEQAVIVEKIATLRIAQNHATIQARQQQQLQNYTEELNRINAEIAQKQANIQVISENEQQLLNHEQAVMTLRATISKNDPCPVCGQTVHHLETDADIEQIKRIQQKNRTIEQTLETLKEQKIKCDANITHTKARLVEMGEADFNEEHLKKAEAEQRDIKQKLEAIDKENSRIAAIQEEVGRIHQVIDENKQQIQLLKKEQEYIQERMDRFIAETEYEDIETFKTAFAKLKSVVDQFNQDKTTLTERCDQLATKLKEQQYEIQLRAHQISERTKQVQTLNADIDEALKALNIQNRETLFDILQDSVHKEAYEQEVKMYYQEKQTVELKIQDVSQQLSTITVEDLDVLKVKQQQQREAFEDVQRRYNEYAFQATQNQKTAQKIKDEVTYLKNTLNEQIELFQLAEILSGKNAHNLTLENYVLMHYLEQILLKANQRLLSMTGQRYELVRNEKKGRGFSGLEIEVFDYYSNQARHITSLSGGETFQASLALALGLSEVVQSEHGGIALDAMFIDEGFGTLDQETLETALDTLIQLQSSGRLVGIISHVSELKNRIPIILEVVSKNYQSTTHLKSNE, encoded by the coding sequence ATGAAACCATTAAAATTGCACCTTCAAAATTTCGGCCCATTTTTAGATGAGACGATTGATTTCTCCCGTATCCCATCCAATCAACTGTTTTTGATTAGTGGTAAGACAGGTTCTGGTAAAACGATGATTTTTGATGGTATTGTGTATGCATTGTATGGGCGTGCGTCCACAGAAAAAAGAGAAGTCAAGCATTTAAGAAGTCATTTTGCAGACGCTACCCAACCTTTAACCGTCACATTTGAATTTGAAATAGCTGGCAGATTGTATAAAGTCGTTCGTGAAGCATCATTTTTAAAACCTGGCAATAAAAATGAAACGAAACCGAAGCTTGAAGTGTACCGACATGATGCAGGGCGTTATGAACTGATAGAAAGTACGATTCAAGCAGGGGAACGCTTTATTTTAGAACTTCTTAAACTAAAGCAAAATCAGTTTAGACAGCTGTTCGTATTGCCTCAAGGTGAGTTTAAAGAATTTTTAGTTTCAAATAGTACAGATAAGCAAACAATTTTAAGAACGCTCTTTAATACGCAATTATACGATATGTTAAAAAATCGACTCACTGATAAAACGAAAAACATGAAAATTGAAATAGATCAAATCTATACCAAAATACAAAGTGCTTGGGACGAATTGTATACACTAGACCATCCTGGTTTGTTACAGGAAAAAGGACGCAAAAGTGAACAGTATGATTTGATGATGGCAGCATTACCTCAATTTGAAACAATTGCAGAACAACAAGTTTCAGAAGTGCAACAAGAAAAATTAAAGGTAGAAAAAGCTTTAAACAGTGTGAATGAAGCAGTAGATCGTCAAATTTTACGCCAACAATTATCTGAACAACAGCAACAATTGAAGATAAAACTTGGGCAATTTGAAGTACGTCAAGCACATATTCAGCAACTTGAACAGCAATTAAAGTTAATGAATGAAAGTAAAATGGTGCTTAAAATGTATCAAAACCTTCAAGAAATAGAAGCGACATTAAAGCAGCAACAAAAAGAGCATGAACAACTTCAAAATGAAAACGAAAAATTAGAAACACAACAGATTGAACAGCAAAAAGCACTTGAAACGCATTTATTACAAGAAGATGAGATGAGCCAAAAAGCACACTATCTTGAGCGTACACGTCATTTTTATCAAGAGTGTGATCAACTGAAAGAAAAATATGCACGTATGACAAGTATTAAGCAAACGATGCAAAAGTTAGCGGAACATAATGAAGAAGCAATGCAAAAACTTGAAGCGATTGATAAGGACGATTTAGAACGTCAGGCTGATTATGAACAAAAATCACAATTACAATCTGAACAGGCAGTGATAGTAGAAAAAATTGCGACATTACGAATCGCACAAAATCATGCAACCATTCAAGCACGTCAACAGCAACAGCTTCAAAACTACACTGAGGAATTAAATCGAATCAATGCGGAGATCGCTCAAAAGCAGGCGAATATTCAAGTCATATCAGAAAATGAACAACAGTTGTTGAACCATGAACAAGCTGTTATGACATTACGTGCGACTATAAGCAAAAATGATCCGTGTCCGGTATGTGGGCAAACGGTGCATCATCTTGAAACAGATGCTGATATAGAGCAAATTAAAAGAATTCAACAAAAAAATCGTACCATTGAGCAAACCCTTGAAACGCTCAAAGAACAAAAGATTAAATGTGATGCAAATATCACGCACACGAAAGCACGGCTTGTTGAAATGGGTGAAGCCGATTTTAATGAAGAACACCTCAAGAAGGCAGAAGCGGAACAACGCGACATAAAACAAAAACTAGAGGCCATCGATAAAGAAAATTCACGCATTGCAGCAATCCAAGAAGAAGTTGGCCGTATTCATCAAGTGATAGATGAAAATAAGCAACAAATACAATTGTTAAAGAAAGAACAAGAATACATTCAAGAGCGTATGGACAGATTTATAGCTGAAACCGAATATGAGGATATTGAGACGTTCAAAACAGCCTTTGCCAAATTGAAATCAGTTGTTGATCAATTTAATCAAGATAAGACAACATTAACTGAACGATGTGATCAACTTGCAACAAAGTTAAAAGAACAACAATATGAGATACAATTGCGCGCACATCAAATTTCTGAACGTACGAAGCAAGTGCAAACTTTGAATGCCGATATTGATGAAGCATTGAAAGCATTAAACATTCAAAATCGTGAAACATTATTCGATATTTTACAAGACAGTGTCCATAAAGAAGCGTACGAACAAGAAGTGAAAATGTATTATCAAGAAAAACAGACGGTAGAACTTAAAATACAAGATGTCTCTCAGCAACTTTCAACAATCACCGTTGAAGATTTAGATGTTTTAAAAGTGAAACAACAGCAACAACGTGAAGCTTTTGAAGATGTCCAAAGACGTTATAATGAATATGCATTTCAAGCGACACAAAATCAAAAGACAGCGCAAAAAATTAAAGATGAAGTGACTTATTTAAAAAACACATTGAATGAACAAATCGAATTATTCCAACTTGCTGAAATTTTGAGTGGCAAAAATGCACATAACCTAACGTTAGAAAATTACGTTTTAATGCATTATTTAGAACAGATTTTGTTGAAAGCGAATCAACGACTACTCAGTATGACGGGTCAACGTTATGAATTAGTGAGAAATGAGAAAAAAGGAAGAGGTTTTAGTGGTCTAGAGATTGAGGTGTTTGATTACTATTCTAACCAAGCGCGTCACATTACATCATTGTCTGGTGGTGAAACGTTCCAAGCCTCTCTTGCGTTGGCGTTAGGATTAAGTGAAGTCGTTCAAAGCGAACATGGGGGCATTGCTTTAGATGCAATGTTTATTGATGAAGGATTTGGTACACTTGATCAAGAAACGCTAGAAACAGCCCTCGATACTTTAATTCAATTGCAATCGAGTGGCCGATTAGTCGGTATTATTTCGCACGTTTCAGAATTAAAAAATCGAATTCCCATTATTTTAGAAGTTGTCTCTAAAAACTACCAAAGTACAACGCATTTAAAGAGTAATGAATAA
- a CDS encoding CcdC family protein produces the protein MTYLVLSILVAFVMGAGVIVIRMKAQKYPVNTKKIILPPFFMATGALMYVIPYFRLTGFEIIESVVLGVVFSSVLIMTSHFEVKGSQIYLKKSKAFPFVLVTLLLIRTVLKVFLGNSVDPGELAGMFFLLAFSMLVPWRLAMLYRYKKIKNQIVA, from the coding sequence TTGACATATTTAGTTTTATCCATACTCGTTGCGTTTGTAATGGGTGCAGGTGTCATTGTCATTAGAATGAAGGCGCAAAAATATCCAGTAAATACAAAGAAAATTATTTTGCCTCCTTTCTTTATGGCTACGGGTGCACTGATGTATGTCATCCCTTACTTTAGATTAACTGGTTTTGAAATCATAGAATCAGTCGTTTTAGGGGTTGTTTTTTCAAGTGTACTCATCATGACCTCTCATTTTGAAGTCAAAGGTAGCCAAATTTATTTAAAAAAATCTAAAGCATTCCCATTTGTGTTAGTCACGCTATTACTGATTCGTACAGTACTGAAAGTCTTTTTAGGCAATTCTGTAGACCCTGGGGAGTTAGCAGGGATGTTCTTCTTGCTAGCGTTTAGTATGCTTGTACCTTGGCGACTTGCGATGCTTTATCGATATAAAAAAATCAAAAATCAAATTGTCGCATAA